In Candidatus Paceibacterota bacterium, the following are encoded in one genomic region:
- a CDS encoding Gfo/Idh/MocA family oxidoreductase, with translation MKASETSNQIGTPGVSRRKFIAASGAAAAAFTIVPRHVLGGTGFVAPSEKITVAYIGCGTQGLREMPGMLAMPEVQIVAVCDPVKESHDYVDWSKDGLRTELAAALGRPDWRRGTPGIPGGRDIAKEVVETYYAAKRGSEKFTGCAAYADFRELLEKEKDVNAVKVMTPDHLHATIAIAAMKQGKHVMMHKPLANRLLEARWVIETARQTKVATHFLAASDGANAREIKNWVDAGAIGKLREIHNWSNRPVWPQYATIPTDQPPVPAGFDWPLWLGPSLDRPYHPHYTHAVFRGWYEFGGGALADMGHYSLWPVFQVFDLDAPVMVESRPSHVCALKDSVSVRIRNDYSFPAACTIRFKFAAKGSRPALDLFWYDGSMRPPSPEELEAENTELPAEGMMFVGDNGKILAGFRGEDPHIIPGKKMREFQAAEKARQGHPGQARREAAASWVAACKGGPPSYGDFLRAGSISAAFNLGAVSLRLGGRRLLFDAPRCKVPNVAEADRCLGREYRAGWELTGPKA, from the coding sequence GCGCGGCAGCGGCAGCGTTTACGATCGTGCCGCGGCATGTGCTGGGCGGGACTGGATTTGTGGCGCCGAGCGAGAAAATCACCGTCGCCTACATTGGCTGCGGCACGCAAGGATTGCGGGAAATGCCGGGCATGCTGGCGATGCCGGAAGTGCAAATTGTCGCCGTCTGCGATCCGGTTAAGGAAAGCCACGATTATGTGGACTGGTCGAAGGATGGTCTGCGCACAGAGCTGGCTGCGGCACTGGGCAGGCCTGACTGGCGGCGCGGCACACCGGGCATTCCCGGAGGCCGCGACATCGCAAAGGAAGTCGTTGAGACCTACTACGCGGCCAAACGAGGCTCGGAGAAGTTCACCGGCTGCGCGGCTTACGCCGATTTCCGTGAATTGCTGGAGAAGGAAAAGGACGTTAATGCCGTCAAAGTGATGACGCCGGACCATCTGCACGCCACGATCGCCATAGCGGCGATGAAGCAAGGGAAGCACGTAATGATGCACAAGCCGCTGGCCAATCGTCTGCTGGAGGCGCGGTGGGTGATCGAGACGGCGCGCCAAACAAAGGTGGCCACGCACTTTCTGGCAGCCAGTGACGGCGCGAATGCCCGCGAAATCAAGAACTGGGTTGACGCCGGGGCGATCGGCAAACTGCGCGAGATTCACAATTGGTCGAACCGGCCTGTGTGGCCGCAATACGCAACCATCCCGACAGACCAGCCGCCCGTGCCGGCGGGTTTTGACTGGCCGCTGTGGCTCGGGCCGTCGCTGGACCGGCCCTATCACCCGCACTACACCCATGCGGTGTTCCGGGGGTGGTATGAGTTCGGCGGCGGGGCGCTGGCCGATATGGGCCATTACAGCCTGTGGCCGGTATTCCAGGTCTTTGATCTGGACGCACCGGTGATGGTGGAGTCGCGGCCCAGCCACGTCTGCGCGCTGAAGGACAGCGTGTCCGTGCGCATCAGGAATGACTACTCGTTCCCGGCGGCATGCACGATACGATTCAAGTTCGCCGCGAAAGGTTCGCGTCCTGCGCTCGACCTGTTCTGGTACGACGGCTCAATGCGACCGCCATCGCCGGAAGAGTTGGAGGCGGAGAATACGGAACTGCCCGCCGAGGGGATGATGTTCGTAGGCGACAATGGCAAGATACTCGCCGGGTTCCGCGGCGAGGATCCTCACATTATCCCTGGGAAGAAAATGCGGGAATTTCAGGCAGCGGAAAAGGCCCGGCAAGGGCATCCGGGCCAAGCCCGGCGCGAAGCTGCGGCATCGTGGGTGGCCGCCTGCAAGGGCGGACCGCCCAGCTACGGGGATTTTTTGCGAGCCGGGTCTATTTCAGCCGCCTTCAACCTGGGGGCGGTGTCGTTGCGCTTGGGCGGCAGACGGCTGCTCTTTGACGCACCGCGCTGCAAAGTCCCCAATGTCGCGGAAGCTGACCGATGCCTGGGACGTGAGTATCGAGCAGGATGGGAGTTAACAGGGCCGAAGGCTTAG
- a CDS encoding Gfo/Idh/MocA family oxidoreductase → MNSIPNQSMNPGESRRTFIKKAASVAAAVSATNLFKTPVYGQNQAPSTGRVLGANDRINVAYIGTGKQGMLHVNLEKKHAQDNNIAQVAVCDVYQRHLDQARQAIGVSEAGAYRDHRKLLERKDVDAIITATTDVWHGQVSIDALEAGKHVFCEKPMTRYLAEAFEVYDAVKKTGKTYVIGSQGCMDSKWHKAAEWIKAGKLGPLVWGQGSYCRNNKNNSEWTFPVDAGVSEQNLDWVRWLGKVPKIPFNPDHYFSWHKYYAYNSGIIGNLLPHRFQPLMLATGNPEFPRRVVATGTRKVSTDRDITDTTHLLTEFPSGLTLAVVGTTVNEQGLPEVIRGRKATLHFASSQNRVELKPEAIFTDELEAEAFADPQPPERIERLEKNFFDCIRSGKVPVANVELAIRAQTVLCLAEMSERLGLALFFDEKTRTVKTGDGRVVPPLTYDSVVPPMG, encoded by the coding sequence ATGAATTCGATTCCAAACCAGAGCATGAACCCTGGCGAGTCCCGCCGCACTTTCATCAAGAAGGCCGCCAGCGTGGCCGCGGCGGTCAGCGCCACCAATCTGTTCAAGACCCCCGTGTACGGCCAGAACCAGGCGCCTTCGACCGGCCGGGTCCTTGGCGCCAATGACCGCATCAACGTGGCCTACATCGGCACCGGCAAGCAGGGCATGCTCCACGTCAACCTGGAAAAGAAACATGCCCAGGACAACAACATTGCCCAGGTGGCGGTGTGCGACGTTTACCAGCGGCATCTGGACCAGGCACGGCAGGCCATCGGCGTGAGCGAGGCCGGCGCATACCGGGATCACCGGAAGCTGCTGGAGCGGAAGGACGTTGACGCCATCATTACGGCAACGACAGACGTGTGGCACGGCCAAGTGAGCATTGACGCGCTGGAGGCGGGGAAACATGTGTTTTGCGAGAAGCCGATGACCCGGTATTTGGCCGAGGCATTCGAGGTCTATGACGCTGTCAAGAAGACCGGCAAGACGTATGTGATCGGCTCGCAAGGCTGCATGGACTCCAAGTGGCACAAGGCGGCGGAGTGGATCAAGGCAGGCAAGCTTGGCCCGCTGGTCTGGGGCCAGGGCTCTTATTGCCGCAACAACAAAAACAACAGCGAGTGGACGTTCCCGGTTGATGCGGGGGTGTCGGAGCAGAACCTGGACTGGGTCCGCTGGCTGGGTAAGGTGCCAAAGATCCCTTTCAACCCCGATCACTACTTTAGCTGGCACAAGTATTACGCGTATAATTCCGGCATTATCGGCAACCTCCTGCCACACCGCTTCCAACCGCTGATGCTGGCGACCGGCAACCCCGAGTTTCCGCGCCGTGTGGTGGCCACCGGCACACGCAAAGTCTCGACTGACCGCGACATCACCGACACGACCCATTTGCTGACGGAGTTTCCCAGCGGTCTGACCCTGGCGGTAGTCGGGACCACGGTCAATGAGCAGGGCCTGCCCGAGGTCATAAGGGGCCGGAAGGCGACGCTGCATTTCGCCTCAAGCCAGAACCGGGTGGAGCTGAAGCCGGAGGCTATTTTCACGGATGAGCTGGAGGCGGAGGCATTCGCGGACCCACAGCCGCCGGAGAGAATTGAGCGGCTCGAGAAGAACTTCTTCGACTGCATTCGCAGCGGCAAGGTGCCCGTGGCAAACGTTGAACTGGCCATTCGGGCGCAGACGGTGCTCTGCCTGGCGGAGATGTCCGAGCGGCTGGGTTTGGCGCTGTTCTTCGACGAGAAGACGCGGACGGTCAAGACCGGCGACGGCCGCGTCGTGCCGCCGCTGACCTACGACAGCGTGGTGCCGCCGATGGGTTAG
- the accC gene encoding acetyl-CoA carboxylase biotin carboxylase subunit, with product MFEKILVANRGEIAVRIIRACKELNIRTVAIYSEADANSMHVQLADEAICIGKAPAGESYLRIDRIVSAAEITDVDAIHPGYGFLAENAHFADVCESCNIRFIGPNSRAMNALEDKAVSRALAKKADVPTPPGSDGVVDTEQDALMVAKRIGYPVMIKAIAGGGGRGMRVAHNDISLVKGFHTARGEAEKAFGNSGVYVEKFIENPHHIEFQILGDHKGHIIHLGERDCSIQRRNQKVVEEAPSPLLDNPRFKKLRERMGKAAIKIAEAANYTNAGTVEFIVDSDGRFYFLEVNKRIQVEHPVTEEVTGIDLVRYQIMLAMGEPLRHSQSDIHFKGHAIECRINAEDAFDDFRPSPGRIEMYYQPGGRGVRVDTHAYAGYTIPSSYDSMIAKLVTVGRDRRDAMDKMSRALSEYMITGVKTTIAFQQAILQDPNFRRGVYSTTFIEQLLSGARRDLLAEKA from the coding sequence ATGTTCGAGAAAATTCTGGTCGCCAATCGCGGCGAAATCGCCGTGCGCATCATTCGCGCCTGCAAGGAACTCAATATCCGCACCGTGGCGATCTACTCGGAAGCGGACGCCAACTCGATGCACGTCCAGTTGGCCGACGAAGCTATCTGTATCGGCAAAGCTCCTGCTGGCGAAAGCTACCTGCGGATTGACCGGATCGTCAGCGCGGCGGAAATCACCGATGTGGATGCCATCCATCCCGGTTATGGTTTCCTGGCCGAGAATGCCCACTTCGCGGATGTCTGCGAGAGCTGCAACATCCGCTTTATCGGCCCAAACTCTCGCGCTATGAATGCCCTGGAGGACAAGGCTGTCAGCCGGGCATTGGCCAAGAAGGCAGACGTGCCCACGCCTCCCGGTTCGGACGGAGTGGTGGACACCGAGCAGGACGCCCTGATGGTGGCCAAGCGCATCGGTTACCCGGTGATGATCAAAGCCATCGCCGGCGGTGGTGGCCGGGGCATGCGGGTCGCTCATAATGACATCTCGCTGGTTAAAGGCTTTCACACCGCGCGCGGCGAGGCTGAGAAGGCCTTCGGCAACTCCGGGGTATATGTCGAGAAGTTCATCGAGAACCCTCACCACATTGAGTTCCAAATTCTGGGCGACCATAAAGGCCACATCATTCACCTGGGCGAGCGGGATTGCTCCATCCAGCGCCGCAATCAGAAGGTCGTCGAGGAAGCCCCTTCACCGCTGCTGGACAATCCGCGGTTCAAGAAGCTCCGCGAAAGGATGGGCAAGGCCGCGATCAAGATTGCCGAAGCCGCCAACTACACCAACGCGGGAACGGTGGAATTCATCGTGGACTCCGATGGCCGGTTCTACTTCCTCGAAGTGAACAAGCGCATTCAGGTCGAGCACCCGGTTACTGAGGAAGTCACCGGCATTGACCTGGTGCGCTATCAGATCATGCTTGCGATGGGCGAACCTCTGCGCCATTCCCAGAGCGACATTCACTTCAAGGGCCACGCCATCGAATGCCGCATCAACGCGGAAGATGCTTTCGATGACTTCCGTCCCAGCCCCGGGCGGATCGAGATGTATTACCAGCCCGGCGGCCGCGGTGTCCGCGTGGACACCCATGCCTACGCCGGCTACACGATTCCCTCGTCCTACGACTCGATGATTGCCAAGCTCGTTACTGTCGGCCGCGACCGGCGCGATGCCATGGACAAGATGAGCCGCGCGCTGAGTGAGTACATGATCACTGGTGTAAAGACGACCATCGCTTTCCAGCAGGCGATTCTGCAGGACCCCAACTTCCGCCGCGGCGTTTATTCCACCACTTTCATCGAACAACTCCTCAGCGGCGCCCGCCGGGATCTGCTCGCAGAAAAGGCCTAA
- the accB gene encoding acetyl-CoA carboxylase biotin carboxyl carrier protein produces the protein MDLKDIKAIIDLMRKNAVTEFELEKQDFKIRLRRGANGGSSVVSNEDPPPVVYAQPPVVAVPAPAPPPTAVPASNELEIKSPMIGTFYRAPSPESAPYVEVGTEVNADTVVCIIEAMKVMNEIKAEAKGVITQVLVENAKPVEFGQALFKLRPS, from the coding sequence GTGGACCTAAAAGACATTAAAGCCATTATTGACCTGATGAGGAAGAACGCCGTAACGGAGTTCGAACTCGAAAAGCAGGACTTCAAGATCAGGCTTAGGCGCGGAGCGAACGGGGGTAGTTCTGTGGTCAGTAATGAAGATCCGCCCCCCGTAGTCTATGCCCAGCCACCAGTGGTGGCGGTTCCTGCCCCGGCACCCCCCCCCACCGCAGTGCCTGCCAGCAATGAACTTGAAATCAAGTCCCCCATGATTGGCACGTTCTACCGCGCGCCGTCCCCCGAATCCGCCCCCTACGTCGAGGTGGGCACCGAGGTCAACGCCGACACGGTGGTGTGCATCATCGAGGCTATGAAGGTGATGAACGAGATCAAAGCTGAAGCCAAGGGGGTCATTACACAGGTGCTGGTAGAGAACGCCAAACCGGTGGAATTCGGCCAGGCTCTGTTCAAGCTCCGCCCCTCCTGA
- the aroQ gene encoding type II 3-dehydroquinate dehydratase, whose product MRILFLNGPNLNLLGQREPEVYGRTTLAEIEAKVRARAKKLKAAVEFHQSNQEGELISWIQQAKGRFDAIVLNAAAYTHTSVALRDAIAAVGIPTIEVHLSNIHAREKFRHISIIAPVCCGQILGFGANSYLLALEAAVNVNAR is encoded by the coding sequence ATGAGAATCCTGTTCCTCAACGGCCCGAACCTGAACCTGCTTGGCCAGCGGGAGCCTGAGGTTTACGGGCGGACGACTCTGGCCGAAATCGAGGCCAAAGTCCGCGCCCGGGCCAAGAAGCTCAAGGCGGCAGTGGAATTCCACCAATCCAATCAGGAAGGTGAACTGATCTCTTGGATTCAGCAGGCCAAGGGGAGGTTTGACGCCATCGTCTTGAACGCCGCTGCCTACACCCATACTAGCGTCGCCCTGCGCGATGCCATTGCCGCCGTCGGCATACCTACCATCGAAGTCCACCTTTCGAACATTCACGCCCGGGAAAAATTCCGGCATATATCGATTATCGCCCCGGTTTGTTGCGGCCAAATCCTCGGTTTTGGAGCCAATTCCTACTTATTGGCCTTGGAGGCTGCCGTTAACGTTAACGCGAGGTAA
- a CDS encoding O-antigen ligase family protein produces MKPEPPAVGAQRSDLLPAVFAGMFGVLLGLSLLKFGNPPITEKWVTAPTQLNEFLFSYPWPIGWAYGLLALTALVGVSVARWKLSAPWWVVVLPMVWLVWQCIASTKSAEPTLTEATLKHFIACAVCFYLGYFSLSRVRRLWLFWAGLLGGFLIVLAAGWEQHLGGLEASRRYFFLYVYPGLTEVSPDYLKKINSNRIFATLFYPNTLAGALLLLLPATLAGLWQLRAILTPAARWFLMGVVGVAGLACLYWSGSKGGWLLMLLIGLVGLLRFPFSRQLKLALVTAILLAGLAGFFWRHAVFFQKGATSVGARFDYWGAAVQTAMDKPLLGTGPGTFASAYQKVKRPESEMARLTHNDYLQQASDSGFVGFLAYTLFIVSALVCSFPRAGESSATGHDNWQVFAVWLGALGWSLQGLVEFGLYIPALAWPVFAFLGWLLGIKNTNGSHPPKSVRNPLDNRAQSR; encoded by the coding sequence ATGAAGCCCGAACCGCCAGCCGTGGGAGCCCAGCGCAGTGACCTGCTACCTGCTGTGTTCGCCGGGATGTTCGGCGTACTCCTGGGATTATCGCTCCTGAAGTTCGGCAATCCGCCCATTACAGAGAAGTGGGTCACCGCCCCGACCCAGTTGAACGAGTTCCTGTTCAGCTATCCGTGGCCAATCGGCTGGGCGTATGGATTGCTGGCGTTGACCGCCCTGGTTGGGGTCTCCGTCGCGCGCTGGAAATTATCTGCGCCTTGGTGGGTGGTCGTTTTACCGATGGTCTGGCTGGTTTGGCAATGCATTGCCAGCACAAAATCGGCCGAGCCCACTCTCACCGAAGCCACCTTGAAGCACTTTATTGCGTGTGCCGTTTGCTTCTACCTGGGTTACTTTTCTCTTAGCCGTGTTCGACGACTCTGGCTGTTCTGGGCCGGCTTGCTGGGCGGTTTCCTTATCGTCCTGGCAGCAGGCTGGGAGCAACACCTCGGCGGTTTGGAGGCTTCGCGCCGTTACTTCTTTCTCTACGTGTATCCCGGGCTGACGGAGGTCTCCCCGGATTACCTCAAGAAGATCAACAGCAACCGCATCTTCGCAACGCTCTTTTATCCCAATACTCTGGCTGGAGCGTTGCTGCTGCTGCTGCCTGCCACATTGGCAGGCCTGTGGCAGTTGCGCGCGATTCTGACCCCGGCCGCCCGGTGGTTTCTGATGGGCGTGGTCGGAGTCGCTGGCCTGGCCTGCCTCTACTGGTCGGGCTCGAAGGGCGGCTGGCTGCTGATGCTGTTGATTGGACTGGTCGGGTTGCTGCGCTTTCCCTTCAGCCGGCAGCTCAAACTCGCCCTCGTGACCGCGATTCTGCTGGCCGGGCTGGCTGGTTTCTTCTGGCGGCACGCGGTGTTCTTTCAAAAGGGCGCAACAAGCGTCGGCGCACGGTTCGACTATTGGGGCGCTGCGGTCCAAACCGCCATGGACAAACCTCTGCTCGGCACCGGTCCCGGCACCTTCGCGAGCGCCTATCAGAAGGTCAAGCGTCCGGAATCCGAAATGGCGCGCCTGACGCACAACGACTACTTGCAGCAGGCTTCTGACTCCGGTTTTGTGGGCTTCCTGGCCTACACCCTGTTCATTGTGAGTGCATTGGTATGCAGTTTTCCCCGTGCGGGCGAGAGTTCAGCCACGGGGCACGACAATTGGCAGGTCTTCGCGGTCTGGCTGGGGGCACTTGGTTGGAGCCTGCAAGGTCTGGTCGAATTTGGGCTTTATATCCCCGCTCTCGCCTGGCCAGTTTTTGCCTTCCTGGGCTGGCTCTTGGGCATCAAGAACACCAACGGCTCACATCCGCCCAAGTCCGTCAGGAATCCACTCGACAACAGAGCCCAAAGCCGCTAG
- a CDS encoding TIM barrel protein yields the protein MAKQQYQFCFGPWNISEGQDPYGPPTRPAQTFDWKLKQLKKLGFDAMMFHDDDAVPDIDGKSDAQLRKESKELKTKLADAGVAAEMVAPRLWFSPKTIDGAYTNNDPKCRQYAIERSLRCIDVANYLGTDLIVLWLAREGTYLREAKNGRRSVDLLVQALDKMLAHDRRIRISIEPKPNEPMDHAYVPTIGHALAIAQLTRDPKRVGCLIESAHAILAGLDPADEIDFAMAFGKLWSLHLNDQNGLKFDQDKPFASSNLRVAFNQVRALERNGYGKNGEYVCFDVHPFRSTKVEHWLAHLSNSRRTFMKLVRKARTFDEKAARQLVADRNYAALDQMVLEHLMGE from the coding sequence ATGGCAAAACAACAATACCAATTCTGTTTCGGTCCCTGGAATATCAGCGAAGGTCAGGATCCCTACGGCCCGCCCACACGGCCGGCCCAGACGTTCGACTGGAAGCTCAAACAACTCAAGAAGCTCGGCTTCGACGCCATGATGTTTCATGACGACGACGCGGTGCCGGACATTGACGGAAAGTCTGACGCGCAGTTGCGCAAGGAATCCAAGGAGCTGAAGACGAAGCTGGCGGATGCGGGCGTGGCGGCGGAGATGGTGGCGCCGCGGCTGTGGTTCAGCCCCAAGACGATTGACGGGGCCTACACGAACAACGACCCGAAGTGCCGGCAGTATGCCATCGAGCGCTCGCTGCGGTGCATTGACGTGGCGAATTACCTGGGCACGGATCTGATCGTGCTGTGGCTGGCGCGAGAAGGCACCTACCTGCGGGAAGCCAAGAATGGCCGACGCAGCGTTGACCTGCTGGTGCAGGCGCTGGACAAGATGCTCGCGCATGACCGCAGAATACGCATTTCGATCGAACCCAAGCCCAATGAGCCGATGGATCATGCGTATGTGCCAACCATCGGCCACGCGCTTGCGATTGCGCAATTGACACGCGACCCGAAGCGGGTGGGCTGCCTCATTGAATCAGCCCACGCCATCCTGGCGGGGCTGGATCCGGCCGATGAAATTGATTTCGCGATGGCCTTCGGCAAGCTTTGGTCGCTGCACCTCAACGACCAGAACGGGCTTAAGTTTGACCAGGACAAGCCTTTCGCCAGCTCGAACCTGCGAGTCGCATTCAATCAGGTGCGGGCGCTGGAGCGCAACGGCTATGGGAAGAATGGCGAATATGTGTGCTTCGACGTGCATCCGTTCCGGTCAACAAAGGTCGAGCACTGGCTGGCGCACCTGAGCAACAGCCGGCGCACGTTCATGAAGCTGGTGCGCAAGGCGCGGACGTTCGACGAGAAGGCGGCGCGGCAGCTCGTGGCCGACCGCAATTACGCGGCGCTGGACCAGATGGTGCTGGAGCACCTGATGGGCGAGTAG
- a CDS encoding HAMP domain-containing sensor histidine kinase, with the protein MKKVALVFVLAVLGPSLVLAWLAVRSLRDQQFILERQQSLLYQGVADAKAKEVQDALAECQRSFVGQVAKLLRPDNTKRVTVMFDDLLRKDWPLAQVGFAVSLAGDIIAPTVLGGAEARRFLDDNGRFLANREIANVYANYSQVLNIGNNAMLQNSVEPETQNAIRQAGVNTFQQRSVVPQQQAIDNQRAAQTEQGQFSRLLAASAEFRQVIGEESEGTIARFVDNKLDVLVWHRPPNQSNLVFGAQLALSRLVEGLSAGVRQIEPALREEICVALLDDTAKPVALSHPGFRATWKRPFVATEIGEALPHWEVAVYLLNPAKLSQSARLVTLTLGLLIGVLLLAIGIGSWLIVTDLNRQLTLARQKTDFVSNVSHELKTPLTSIRMFAELLAEGRVNDRAKQRSYLGIITAETARLTRLINNVLDFARIERGEKKYQFQECDLIGVIRETAEIYRPHLEANGFRFECDLPDEPVRLNGDRDALAQVVVNLLSNAEKYSDRRKEITLRVAQPGRPSRCVEVNVLDRGMGVPTGCAEKIFEKFYRAHDSLGNGIQGSGLGLTLARQIARAHGGDVTYEPREGGGSRFTLKLPVMQPA; encoded by the coding sequence ATGAAGAAGGTCGCGCTGGTATTCGTGCTGGCGGTGCTGGGGCCGAGCCTGGTGCTGGCCTGGCTGGCGGTGCGTTCGCTGCGCGACCAGCAGTTCATTCTGGAACGGCAGCAGTCGCTGCTCTACCAAGGCGTGGCAGACGCGAAGGCGAAGGAGGTGCAGGACGCGCTGGCGGAGTGCCAGCGCAGCTTTGTGGGCCAGGTGGCGAAGCTGCTGAGGCCAGACAACACGAAGCGCGTCACCGTCATGTTTGATGACCTGCTGCGGAAGGACTGGCCGCTGGCGCAAGTGGGTTTCGCGGTGAGCCTGGCCGGCGATATCATTGCGCCCACGGTCCTGGGGGGGGCCGAAGCGCGCCGATTCCTGGACGACAATGGCCGATTCCTGGCCAATCGGGAGATTGCCAACGTGTACGCCAATTACTCGCAGGTTCTCAACATTGGCAACAACGCGATGCTACAGAACTCTGTGGAGCCGGAGACCCAAAACGCAATCAGGCAAGCCGGGGTGAACACGTTTCAGCAGCGGAGCGTGGTGCCCCAGCAACAGGCCATTGACAATCAGCGGGCGGCGCAGACGGAGCAGGGTCAGTTTTCCCGGCTGCTGGCGGCGTCGGCGGAGTTCCGGCAGGTGATCGGCGAAGAGAGCGAGGGAACCATCGCGCGCTTCGTGGACAACAAGCTGGACGTGCTGGTGTGGCATCGGCCGCCGAACCAGTCGAACCTGGTCTTCGGCGCGCAATTGGCCTTGTCCCGGCTGGTGGAGGGGTTGAGCGCGGGGGTGCGCCAGATCGAGCCGGCGCTGCGGGAGGAGATTTGCGTGGCGCTGCTGGATGACACGGCCAAGCCCGTCGCGCTGTCGCATCCGGGGTTTCGGGCCACATGGAAGCGGCCGTTCGTGGCGACGGAGATCGGGGAGGCGCTGCCGCATTGGGAGGTGGCGGTTTACCTGTTGAACCCGGCAAAGCTGTCGCAGTCGGCGCGCCTGGTGACGCTGACGCTAGGGCTGTTGATCGGGGTGCTGTTGCTGGCGATCGGGATCGGGAGTTGGCTGATTGTCACGGACCTGAACCGACAACTCACCCTGGCGCGGCAGAAGACGGACTTCGTCAGCAACGTCTCACACGAGTTGAAGACGCCGCTTACTTCGATTCGCATGTTCGCGGAACTGCTGGCCGAAGGGCGCGTAAACGACCGGGCGAAGCAGCGCTCATACCTGGGGATCATCACGGCGGAGACGGCGCGGCTGACGCGGCTGATCAATAACGTGCTGGACTTTGCCCGCATCGAACGGGGTGAGAAGAAATACCAGTTCCAGGAGTGCGACCTGATCGGGGTAATCCGCGAGACTGCGGAAATCTACCGGCCGCACCTGGAAGCCAACGGATTTCGGTTCGAATGCGATCTACCCGACGAGCCAGTGCGCTTGAACGGTGATCGGGACGCGCTGGCCCAAGTGGTGGTGAACCTGTTGTCCAACGCGGAGAAGTACTCCGACCGCCGGAAAGAAATCACGCTGCGGGTGGCACAGCCCGGTCGCCCCTCGCGATGCGTGGAGGTCAATGTGCTGGATCGAGGCATGGGGGTGCCGACGGGTTGCGCGGAGAAGATATTCGAAAAGTTCTACCGCGCACACGATTCGCTCGGTAATGGAATCCAAGGCTCCGGCCTGGGCCTGACGCTGGCCCGGCAAATCGCGCGGGCACACGGAGGCGATGTGACCTATGAACCGCGCGAAGGAGGCGGGAGCCGCTTTACTCTGAAACTGCCGGTGATGCAGCCGGCCTGA